GGAGAGCAGCCCTGGATTGAGTTCATGGAGGCCGTGCTTGGCAGTGACTTCTACTTCGTCCACTTCAATCGACAGCCGGGCGTCGCGGACGCCGTGTTCGAAGACAACACCTTTCGGTTCCTCCGCAACCTGTACCGGAAGAACGAACCCGTCAGGGAGCCTCAGCCGGGCATGGCGCTGATCGATCTCGCCAGAGCCGAGACGCCACTCGGTGAGCCACTGATGAGCGATAGCGAATTGGCCGTTTTCGTCTCCGCCTTCGAATCGACAGGATTCACGGGCAGTGTGAACTGGTACAGGAACCTTGACCGCAACTGGCATTTGCTGGCGGAGGTGGACCCGATCATTCAACAGCCCGCACTCATGATCTACGGCGACCGTGACGCGATCGCGAGGGCTGAGAACCTGACAGAGTTCGTGCCCAATGTGGAAGTAGTCAATCTCGACTGTGGTCATTGGATCCAGCAAGAAAGACCCGATGAGACCAACCAAGTGATCTTGAACTGGCTGGAACGGCAGGATGCCACATAGTTTCAAGGCTAGGTGCGGTCTCAGTGAAGGGGATGCGGTCACCTCGGTAACCTGTGGCCCAAGGGTCGACCAACAAGGCGATTGCCGCTCAACACGTGATCTCGCAGCGAATCGCTC
The nucleotide sequence above comes from Rhodococcus sp. KBS0724. Encoded proteins:
- a CDS encoding alpha/beta fold hydrolase, with product MNPSDFPRPVLIPVNGVELEVFEAGQHNAGKPIVLCHGWPEHAYSWRYQVPALVAAGYHVIVPNQRGYGNSSGPTEVTDYDIEHLSGDLIALLDHYGYEDATFVGHDWGAFVVWGLTLLHPDRVNKVINLSLPYQDRGEQPWIEFMEAVLGSDFYFVHFNRQPGVADAVFEDNTFRFLRNLYRKNEPVREPQPGMALIDLARAETPLGEPLMSDSELAVFVSAFESTGFTGSVNWYRNLDRNWHLLAEVDPIIQQPALMIYGDRDAIARAENLTEFVPNVEVVNLDCGHWIQQERPDETNQVILNWLERQDAT